ACCAACCTACCCCTGATCGTTTGGTTCGTGCTATATGGACATCTGTTCCCTCAACCAGTTCGGAAAGAGCCGGATAGCGGTTCGCCCAGGGAAGGAAGAGCCAGGACAGCCGACACCCGAGGGGCGTGGAACACATGTACGAAGAAGTCCCACTCTGAAAAAGATACTGCAAGGCGGTAACCTCGTCACAAAGGCAGCCCAATGCTTTTTGCTAGCTACAGCTCTGTTAATAATAATCACCCAATCAAGATTTATGTTACCATGTATGGATAAGAAAGTAAGCAGGAGACGAAGGAACCCGCCCGAAGGGGGCGGGGTTAAAAGATATAACCAGTGGAGCGCAAAGAGAAAGTGGTCAGTTCGAAATCGGggagagcagaggcaacaccaCAGCGCAAGGATGAGCACCACCAGCAATGCAAGTACCAGGTCTGCAGCAGCTACTGCTACTACTATGCTCATAGGAGTAAGTACAGTTCCAACTTATCTCCAGAATTGCACTGACACCCAAGAGCCAGAGATCAAGTTTAATAGAATTGATTTCTGGGTTTTCGAGTGTATATGGTTGGCATTCTGCTGCAGCGGAGATTGGTCTACCAAGCAACCCTTGAGGATTATAGCCTTGTTTATCGGCTTCTTCAAGGCACTGATGGAAACTATTATGTTGCAAAGAATGAAGATCACCCTGTCCTGGTTCGTCATCTACCTACTGGGACGCACCAACATTGAGACCAACAAGAGGGGGATAATCAAAACGGTGGCATTGCTGATTTGGTTGCTACTCGACATCGCAGTGGATGTCATTGGAGACCAATGGAACATCGGCTACCTATTTGAGGGAGTCTCTCTGGCTGGCATCTTGGCGTATTTTCTGACCTGGACACTGGTCAGGTATGGGAGACCAGGATGGTGCCAGCTCGACCGGGTCATCATTGGAACCACATGGGCCCTGGGCTGGATAGTCCTGACGTCCACCTGCTGTGCTGGGGCTGAGGCATCGGTCTCCATGGCGGGATGGTTCATGCTGTATCCCATCTTCTACCCCCGAGTCCAAGCCAGAGTGGCCGGATGGACCCCACCTCCAGAGAGAAGGAGCAGCTGGCTCGACCTGATCAGCAGCAGGGTTCAAGGAGGAGGAACCCTAGCCTGATCCAATAGAAGATTGACCTACGCTCCGCTTGCAAGATGTTGTGGAAAAGAGTTGAAAACGACTAATCATTATTAATAAATTTCTTTGTTTAGGAGGATGCAGGATGCAGCGGGTGCGGAGCCACGTTGAGAGAGGCCGGTTGTTTGTGGAACCTGGGAATAAGAATGCAATGCACCAGGTGCTACGTGGAGGACCCTCACCCGCATGCAGTCCATGGCGTCCTCCAAGGATCAATGACCACGCAGGTGCCAGTAGAAACGGCCATGGAGCTTGAGGAGCAAGCTAGAATCATCTGGAGTTTGTTCTGGAACAGAGGAACAACGTGGATACCACGCGTCGTCGTGGGGGGATTCTACACACCAACCTACACTCGCATTTGGGAGTTCCACGACAGATCTCGCCTTCGCACTACCCATTCTTTGGATGGGCGAATCCTGATAGCAGGAGCTCGGCAGCTACCTGCACCATACCAGGCAGGACCCCGTACACCCCTATCAGCAGCACCGCAGTCATCGGCAGAATCCGTAATGGAGCATCGGGACGTGGAGACGCAGACGGACTTCGATGACGCCGGCGTGGAGAACGAAGACGAGGCACACCTGGAAGAGATGGCTGAGGCTGTGGAACAACAGCTAAGGGAGCCCTCTCCTGCATCGGAGCCCTTGGGCGTTCCAGTGGAAGAAGCACCCACATTGGCAGCAATGTTGGAGCAGCTCGACGCAACGGAATGGCCAAGAGCACCTGCGCTAGTGCAGCATTCGGAGAATCAGCTCGAAGGCATTGAAACACCCAGTGAGCACTACGTTCCAGCCATTTTGGAAACAATCTCTGATGATTCTTGGGACGGTGATCTGTAAAGTCATCGAAAGGTAACCTGCAATCTCAAGAAGGGGGTGTCAAGTGAAGTGGGTTGAGGTTGAGATCTTGGTTATTCGATGGGCTGTGCCTGATACTATGTGGACATTTATGATTCCAATTTATTAGGTTGTTAAAAGTTGATTTatgaaatgtaacaaataatgtGTATGATTTCTACTTAAAGTTGATAAGTACGTGTGTAACACAGAAGTGATTCAAGCACAGCATGAAGTTGTGAAATCTTGGAGATCACTGAGcagggtaaaatgaggaactgaaacctgttgcctAGGAATCAGAAGGAGCAGAGGGGAAATAAGTTATGAATAGTCTTAACTGTAAAGTACCAAACAAGCCATGTATTACGAGAAAGGAAATAATGACTAGGTTCAATACCATAATTGGACATAGGCAGTGGAGTGATAAATTGTCAAGGTGATGTTTTAGAATTAGGATGTGTCTAAACTATAAAAGGTGATGcacagaatatatatatatatatatatatatatatatatatatatatatatatatatatatatatatatatatatatatatatcatcatcatttttgCCAACCTTTGCTTTTAAATGACAGAATTTGATAATGGACAATACTGGCTCTTACCACAACAAGATGCCGAGGCCTTACACCTCTGAAAGTGCCACAGACTCACTGCAGGTGACATTTCATTGTGGATAATAAAAGAGCTGATGTGGAAAAGGAGGAGGCTCGCAGAACAATGGAGCCAAAGGGAAGTGATCAGAGACAGGACATCCTGACAGTACCAGCAGTGCTCACACGTCAcctgcagcactgcagctgtCAAAAACTCTGCAAACAACACAGCTAAATACAGAGAGCAGCCACACAAGTACAAAGAAAGATGCTTCCTTGTTACGTGCTTAATAGAAATTCATTATGAATTCTTCAAGCTAAAGTGTTTATATTTCCCACAAGCCTCCACATCCCTGTGAAGTGAAATGAATCGGAGCTGAGGTTAGAACTGTGCTACATCCAGTCAAGTGCAGTGAGGTAAAGTGATGTGGATCTGGAGCTGAGTTCAGCTGGTCAAAGTtaaggaggaggtggagctggGATCTGTGGAGTAAACTAAAGTTGTGTGAAGCTAAAGTGAAGTTAAAGTGAAGAGTGttaaacaaaatgaacaaaacagatGTTAAAGTGGAGTTTAAGTCAAAATTGAAGCTGAACTGAGCTAAAGTCAGGCTCAGCTTTAGTTTAGTTAAGTTGGAGTTAAGTTCAGTGCAGTGCTGCTGAGTTTAGTAAAGTAAAGCAAAGTAAGTGGAGTTACTCAGGTGAAGTCAGCACATTTCAAACAACAACAGGGGTCGATCCCAACATGATTCCAGGCAAAATCATTCCTCCAAACACCCAAAACTCACAAAGACaaagatgaaaaacatgaaaaccaaGAGAAAATCTCAAGACTGATAAAACTATAATGCATAACTAAAATAGGTCTTAAAACCTTTGTATAAAATTATAAAGGGAGCCTGGGGCTAACAACAGCAACGGCCTGGTCATCTCTGGTTTGCAGGTAAGAAGGAGGCGACCTGGACCTGGAGGCAACATGTGGAGTTAAGTGGAACTGAGCTGAGTGAAAAAGTGGGGATCACGTAATTTAGAGTGGAGCTGGGGTTGAAGCTGGGCTGAGCTGAGTCCAGCTGAGTGAAAGGAAGTGGAACCATGCAGAGCTGTGCTAAGCTGGGTTATGTAGACCAGAAAAGAGTTCAGGGCAGAAAAAGAGAGTCAGGTAAGCTGAGCCGAGCCGGAGCGCTGATGATTTGAGTCCAGGCAAGTGGATGatgtcagtttgattttatCCAAATGAAAGTAAGGCCTCAGTGTCTCTGGGTATCTTTTGTCTTATTTATAGATGGCACCGTTCCTTTATCAGCGATGACGGTCGCTGGAAGAATTTCTGTGTAgctgtaaacacagaaaaagcagAGGAAGCATCTGGCTCTCTGAGGACACACATGGACTTTTGCACACATtgtggacacaaacacacacgcagttctttcagtcactatttTCATTCTGCTGGCAGCAACAGCAGTCCGAGCTTTGAttagagctgctgctgtcgTGTTGTTgagccaacaggaagtcagtttTCATGACCCACTCACCTACTACGTGACATCATGACTACTTCTCCTtcatgtgcacgtgtgtgtgtgtgtgtgtgtgtgtgtgtgtgtgtgtgtgtgtgtgtgtgtgtgtgtgtgtgtgtgtgtgtgtgtgtgtgagagagagagagagtaatgAGCTTTCCAGCCAGAGAGCTGATTGTGTTTCCCTAAAGAACGTAGTTTGTCAGCATGTTGACGTCCAACCTGGACCAACACCTGCTACCTCTGCctttaatttgaaaatgttaTCATGAACTTGGCaccccccctacacacacacacacacacacacacacacacacacacacacacacacacacacacacacacacacacacacacacacacacacacacacaactattAGGTCACAATGAGCAACCTTATGCTCTGAGGATAAGAAATGCAGAGAGGTCTTGTCCTGCTCATCAGGACAGACGAGGGTGGGAAAGAAGTGAGGCAAAGATAGACATTTTAGCTCCACCAGGTGACCCATGTCAGATAGGACTAGGATTTGGTTTGCTCCTCACTACAGAGCGTTTCACCTGAATGCCCAAATCTTTTTACAGAAAAACTCTAGAGCCAAACTGTATGAGACACTCTGCCATATTTAGCACATGGCTTAAATAACACCCAGGCCTGACCCAGGCTCCTGATGGATGTTAAAAGATCAACAGTCCAATCTGATCCACAGCAGCCCCTACATCAGGAATATTAGTCGTAGTAttattcttgaaagagtagttgtaaaacagctaactgatcatctgcagaggaacggtttatttgaagagtttcagtcaggtttcagaattcatcacagtacagaaacagcattagtgaaggttacaaatgatcttcttacagcctctgacagcggactcatctctgttcttgtcctgttggacctcagtgcagctttgatactgttgaccataacattttattacagagattagagcatactataggtattaaaggtactgcactgcagtggtttgaatcataatagactccaatttgttcatgtaaatggggagtcttcttcacacactaaggttaattatggagttccacagggttctgtgcaaggaccaattttatttacattatacatgcttcccttaggcagtattattagaaagcactgcatcaattttcattgctatgcagatgatactcagctttatctatcaatgaagccagatgacacacatcaattagttaaactgcaggaatgtcttaaagatattaaggcctggatgacctctaatttcctgcttctaaattcagataaaactgaagttcttgtactcggccccacaaatcttagaaacatggtgtcaaaccagatacttactctggatggcattactttggcctccagtaacactgtgagaaatcttggagtcatttttgaccaggatatgtccttcaatgcacatattaaacaaatatgtaggaccgcttttttgcatttgtgcaatatttctaaaattagaaacatcctttctcagagtgatgctgaaaagctcattcatgcatttattacttctaggctggattattgtaattcattattatcaggctgtcctaaaagctccctgaaaagccttcagctgatccaaaatgctgcagctagagtactgacagggactagaaagagagagcagatttctcccatattggcttctcttcattggctccctgttaaatctcgaatagaatttaaaattcttctcctcacctacaaggtcttgaataatcaggccccatcttatctcaaagacctcatagtaccatatcaccccaacagagcacttcgctctcagactgctggcttacttgttgttcctaggatacttcagagtagaatgggaggcagagccttcagctttcaggcccctcttctgtggaaccagctcccagcttggattcaggagacagacaccctctctatttttaagattaggcttaaaactttcctttatgatcaagcttatagttagggctggatcaggtgaccctgaaccatcccttagttatgctgctatacgcctaggctgctggggggttcccataatgcactgagtgtttcttttcattcaccatatttactttgtttatactccgctttgcatttaatcattaattgatattaatctctgactctgttccacagcatgtcttttctctcccctcatcccccccctcacagcagatgaccccccctccctgagcctggttctgctggaggtttcttcctgttaaagggagtttttcctttccactgtcaccaagtgctgctcatagggggtcgttttgattgttaggttttctctgtattattgtagggtctttacccacaatacaaagcgccttgaggcgactgtttgttgtgatttggcgctatataaataaaattgaattgaattgaatattacTGAGCAGCCTCTGTATGTTAGCTGTTGTTGGAGGCCTTTATCTTAACACCACTATTCTACCTCCaccctgtttgtgtttattggaGTACAAATGGGTGAGTCAACAGGCAGCCCGTCGAAGTTTGTGACTAAAAGCTAAAACTCTGATGTTGTGGGTCCCCAGTGATGGCAGAGTAATTGCTGTAGGTGTGGTCCAGCTTTTATCAGCATGCCTCATTTTCTCTGCAGTAAACACTAAAAgcagtctcacacacatacacgcacgcacgcacgcacacacacacacacacacaggctacaGTAACTTCTGCATGGGATTCTGTTTTCAGATTTTCCATTGAGGAGCTGATAAAGAGGAATAATGACGTGGGTGTAACCTAATTCAAATTATAACGGTTTCTGCTTTGCTTCCAGacatttttagaaataaaaaggaTCTTCGTGGAGTAAGAAGAATAATATATTTACTAAGAGAGTCAGTCCAATGTGCAGCAAAGTCAGGGAACATTTTTATACCACATTTGACTGATAAAATGATTGAATGATGAGTATATCTAAGTTTAGAGCAGGAATAGCCAACCAGAAGCAAGAACCCTCCACCCATCAGACTGCTCATCCTCAAAAagaggtgctttatactgtaaagaccctacactgacataaataagataaatagaaataaatagataaatataaatataatacatattGATCAGTTGACTATGTATGTTTTATTATGTTATGAagtgtttctgtgtgaatgCTGAATCTGCTTCATTGTAGCAGCGTACAACCAGTAACAGTTGATGAGCCTGCAGCTGTGGTCAGCTGTTTCCATCCAGCCATCATGGACGTGAATGTCAGGGTCATTTTGGACTTTTaatatttctttgaactgtttccaggctggaatgattgtacagcaaacATCTGTAATGACTTTAGAAACAAGTTTGATTTTGATCCTTATAGGGTCAAATAGACTGCTCaacaaataaaggaacactttgaaaacacatcagatctcaatggagcAAAAATCCTGCTGAACATGTATACTTCTACAGACTGGTAATGTGTGAGGAATGAAAGGAGGCCACATCATTGGATGTAAGTtcaaatgatcaacctacagaggctgaattcaaagacagcataaaaatcaaagtgaaacaatgatgcagcaggctggaacattttggtgaaatttcattgcagcaactcaaaatggtgctcagtagtttgtatggcccccacgtgcttgtaagcatgcctgacaacatcgtGGCTCCTGGTCCACCAggtctggaccagggcatcactgagctcctggccaGTCCTGGTGTTGGATGGTCTGGAACATGAtacccagaccatcactgacccaccaccaaccCGATCATGCTgtacaatgttacaggcagctcACAcggggcaccagtggtggacttgctgacTCTGCTATTCTATAGTAAATGCtaatcaggctccatggtgccaggcagtgagcacagcgcccactagaggacatctagccctcaggccaccctcatgaagtctgtttctcattgtctggtcagagacattcacacagtggatgctggaggtcattctgtagctctgcagtgctcgtcctgttcctccttgaacaaaggagcagatcctggtcctgctgatgggttatggaccttctatggccctgtccagctctcctagagttccTGCCTGTCTCCTAGaacctcctccatgctctgagactgtgctgagacacagcaaaccttctggtgATGGCATGGGGTTGTGTCACTGTTGCCCCTCTAgagcacctgttgttaatttaacaccaaagcagctgaaactaattaacaaccccctctgctacttaactaaccagatcaatatcccagaagtttcactgacttgatgctaaactctgattcgAAAGTTTTCCTTTCAGTACGAGTCTTCTTCCAGGCCTcagcaaagtggtgacacatctcaGGATGCTCAGGGTGGTATGACTCACAGCcattgtgtgaatgagacatgttgtattAAGTGCTTTAAGTGCTTGAGtgagttgtttagaaatggcttcaAACGTGACCTTCTCCACTTGTGTGAATCTGCGGGTCTCCTTCTTAGAGCATCGTTGGTCAatccagtgagtgctgtcaaacaaatcctgttTATGctgcaaagagaaactatcaGCTGTAGTCAGTCAAGTTAAAAtacattgtagaaccttcagcagcacttattaaaagatttaagtgagtctgtgtgtatatCTGAAcctgtgtggatcagagaaaatccaaatagATTAAAGTTGTGCACCtggttcttgttttttaaatgatgcttgAGCTGTACTGTGGAGGTCAAAGTGAGCCAAGAAAAGATCTCCCACACAGTTACACCAACACGTTTCCAATCTTCTCTGATCTGCTATTGTATATTCAGAGATGATCTTCTACACCCCTTGGTTGTAAtaagtgattatttgagtttcTTTTACTTGTGTATCAGCTCAAAAGAGTCTGCCCATTCTACTcagacctctggcatcaacaagacattttatcccacagagctgctgctcactggatttttctctctttttcagacccttCTTTACAAAGCTCAGAGACGGCTGTGTGGGGAAATACTGAAATACTGAGACCAGCCAGCCTGGCACCAACAAACACGTCACATTTGAAGgtaaatcatctttctgcccgtTCTGATGCTTGTTTGGAACTTCAGCcagtcatcttgaccatgtcaaAATGCATTATCTGCCATGGCTGAATAGATATTTGCATAAGCAGCAGCTGAGGTGTGGTGAGGGTATAGCTATGACAGCCAGCCCTTTGCAAAGCAAAATCTTTATTTGTGAAATAAGAATTGCAGTGAGGGCCACAAATATATAAATGGTGAAAGCATCTATCTTAATTTAATATCGCTGATCTCAAAGAACGGGAAGTGTCAGTTGTAAAATCTTGGTTTCAGTGTGGGGTTTTTGTGAAGACAAAAGCAGAATCCAGGGTGAGCAgttcaataaataaaacctgCGGATTTGCTTTAAGCACAGATTTAAAACTCTTTAAAAGCCTCAGAATGACTAATAAAGCTAAACCAACAAATTCACACTTTTATTCAAACAGTTTCAGCTTCCTTTATTCAGTTTACACATTCGAGTCTTTGTGAAAATCACAGAGATGGTGTATTaagctgtttctgtttcctcACTTCATCCCACAGACTGGATCACAGGAATGCGCGCTTCCTGCTCCATCTCTCACTCCAGCGCGCACACGCGTGCCTGTGTGAGCGTTTGTCATTGGCTGAGACGAAGACACATTGGCGGCTGATTGGTTCAAAGTTTGTCGCTTTTGTTTTGCTGGAGTTTGAGCGTCAGCGTGATAAACGAGAAGCCTGAGAGCGCACACATCAGGAGACGTCAGGACGAGCCAGTGAGAGCAGAAAGCATCGGGAAGACACTCTGTCCACTTCTCACAGAATCAGAAGAGCTGAACCGGAGCCATGTTCGCTGCGTGCTTGGAGTTCCTAGGCTTGGCGCTGTGCGTCACGGGCTCTCTGTTGGTGATGGTCGCCTGCGGGCTGCCCATGTGGAAGGTGAGCGCTTTCATCGATTCCAACATCCTGGTGGCTCAGTCCATCTGGGAGGGCCTTTGGATGTCCTGCGTGGTGCAGAGTACCGGTCAGATGCAGTGCAAAATACACGACTCGATGCTGGCCCTGGAGCAGGACCATCAGACCGCCCGCGCCCTAACGGTCATCTCCGCCATCCTGGGGATCCTCGCCCTTGCGGTCACGGTGGCCGGGGCGCAGTGCACCAACTGCATCAAGGATGAGACCCTAAAGGCGAGAGTGGTACACGCCGGGGGGGTCCTCTATATCATCAGCGGACTCTTCGCGCTCGTCCCGCTCTGCTGGATGGCCCACAGCATCATCGTGGACTTCAACAACCCCAACGTGCCTCCCTCTAAGAAGAAGGAGATCGGGACGGCGATCTATGTCGGCTGGGCCGCCACCGCGCTGCTGCTGCTCGGCGGGACCCTGCTGTGCTGCTCCTTCTCCCGGATGGTCAGAGGCCAGTATTCCGGTAAATACGCTCCCACCAAGACGATCTCAGTCAACGGGGACTTCGACAAGAACCTTTATGTATAAACTGGAAGTCCATTTTATGCAGAGACTTTGTTTTTGTAGCAGTTTTGCCGAAAGATGTGGTGCCTCTTCATATTTaccctttcatgcatgaattatgagaacctcagtcaagcttttttttcctgaatgtttttattcctctttaagcatgaaaaaaaacctgaaacttTGTTTATGAACTgatttttcatggagttacaaacATGTCCACTCAGGTGCGTGTGACTTTGaaccagagaaatatgtatttaacagaaaatgatagTGCATCCTCAGATCCACCGTCACTACTAACAGCACCGACTAATCCTGATAATtatattcaaataaataaaataaaaacagctcccCATGACTGAGCAATAAATAGGTAGCAGTGGACGGGATGATGCACGGGCACCCACCGTGTTGGCtgatatgcaactataacaacaaaacacgCATATACAAGAAAAGTGACCGCTCTGCATGAAAGGGTTAATGAGCGCACTGATGGTTAAACTGTGACTCAAGAGCACGAACGTGTAAAATATGAGTTACTCATCTGAATGTCCTGTAGGATTTGTCAAGTAGCGGAAGTATTTATCAGCTCTCACCTAAAAGTTTAAGATTGAACAGTGTTAAATTTGTTGGCACGAGcctttaagaagcaggctgTAATCACGTGGCTGTCCGGGCTGAGGGGAGCGCAGAGCCTCGGCCTCTGAAGAGCTGCAGCGTAAATAGTTTTCTGTCTCAGCCACTGTGAGCTCGGTTCACACAGTAAACACGCAGCAGACACGCTGTTCAGAGCCTGCGCACTCACGTCTGATCAAAGGGGGCAATCTGCATTTGAAACCAAgtagtgttttttgtttcttatgtTTTCAAGTCTTTTAATACAGAGTACTTTTTCtaataaagaaggaaaaaacacttgtctgccttttttttttttaaatatattggtCAATCATGAGGAATTTTGAAATTATAGCTAATAATTTActtaatttatttacaaaaattctctctctcgctcgctctctctacacacacacatatatatatatatatatatatatatatatatatatatatatatatatatatatatatatatacatacaatgTGTATAAATACGTATAAATAGTCACTtacttaaaataaaagtaagtgATGGTACTTTCTGTAAGTGTCTGCTTTAAAAGTAGAATAAACCCTTTCAAAATTATGTGTACAGTGTTATTATATAAACTGAAGCTGAACTGGGGCCAGGTTGTACTTTCATGTACTACCACTTTATGCCACAAGATGGTGCAGTGTGACTATAAACAAAAAGTTCTggagagaataattaaaaacagtaCCTTTAATAGTCAAAGCTAGCCAGTTTGAGACAAAGCCAGTTTGaagctttcagtttttatttaattatactGAGCATGTTTTATCAGTCGCAAGCTATCATAACTTTATCCTGTAGaggcatacctgtcaagtctcccgttttggctgGGAAATTCCCGTATTTTCCCCCCTGTCCCGCCAtcattctgtatttttattttcccgtattttcagttttcaattttctatttttttaagcattcctgtgccgcttcaaactgaattgtcacttGGTTATTACTAGGTTAGTGCCCACAGCCGGAACAACCCcgtaaaaacaactggacctcagcTGGGCTCAGTGTTTCCAACTTAgcgggtttttttgtttgtttttgtcgccatgttttgtgtacataaagccttcttactgtgtcccttcgtacgctttggcatcgctcagacctcactttgtctccaccctcgaacccccgaacctcactttaaacaccgagcctgcccacccgctcccCCCGCTCCCATCCCCGGGCCTtcatcaacctttgagacaggcgacagttttcttacacaagctGGCAACAgcggcccagataaaggaggagggttgaacgTAGCtggcagtctcaccccacataagtgttttcattaagtttgatattctaacattaaacaatacgggacaacATCtgtgtaatgtgggtctaggcaaagcattaaagttgtTAAGttattttatagtttatttgtagttctaaacatatttatggtgtttttttcttcactttttgtctctccagagatgtttttcctctcctgcagcctcaattgcaactacagtacatccaaatgaacaattatgcaaattaggcgatgacgtcatatagtgacctctatttttagcagcggaaaatttcccgtatttttaaatacaaaacttgtcAGGTATTTGTAGAGgagc
The sequence above is drawn from the Archocentrus centrarchus isolate MPI-CPG fArcCen1 unplaced genomic scaffold, fArcCen1 scaffold_30_ctg1, whole genome shotgun sequence genome and encodes:
- the cldn5b gene encoding claudin-5b gives rise to the protein MFAACLEFLGLALCVTGSLLVMVACGLPMWKVSAFIDSNILVAQSIWEGLWMSCVVQSTGQMQCKIHDSMLALEQDHQTARALTVISAILGILALAVTVAGAQCTNCIKDETLKARVVHAGGVLYIISGLFALVPLCWMAHSIIVDFNNPNVPPSKKKEIGTAIYVGWAATALLLLGGTLLCCSFSRMVRGQYSGKYAPTKTISVNGDFDKNLYV